From Nocardioides sp. HDW12B, the proteins below share one genomic window:
- a CDS encoding lipid-transfer protein — MSGSTYPTRGLRGVASIAGIGATDFSKDSGRSELQLSCEATLAALADAGLAPSDVDGLVTFTMDSSSEIALARELGIGELRFFSRISYGGGAACATVQQAAMAVATGVADVVVCYRGFNERSGQRFGQVQSWAATQVNTNGLDNAFSYPMGLSTPAATVAMQARRYLHEHGATSEDFGRVAVAGRRHAAVNPHAWFHGRPITLEDHQASRMIADPLRLLDCCQESDGAVAVVVTSTERARDLRHGAVPVLAAAQGSAADQFVMTSYYRHDLGIPEMGVVGRELWRQSGLRPDDMDAAVLYDHFTPYVLMQLEELGFCGRGEAPGFVADGGIEIGGRLPVNTHGGQLGEAYVHGMNGIAEGVRQLRGASVNQVDGAAHVLVTAGTGVPTSGLVLGRD, encoded by the coding sequence GTGAGCGGGTCGACGTACCCGACGCGCGGGCTGCGCGGGGTCGCCTCGATCGCCGGGATCGGCGCCACGGACTTCTCCAAGGACTCGGGGCGCTCGGAGCTGCAGCTCTCGTGCGAGGCGACGCTGGCCGCCCTGGCGGACGCCGGGCTGGCGCCGTCGGACGTCGACGGCCTGGTCACCTTCACCATGGACAGCAGCAGCGAGATCGCGCTGGCCCGGGAGCTGGGGATCGGCGAGCTGCGCTTCTTCAGCCGCATCTCGTACGGCGGCGGTGCGGCCTGCGCGACCGTCCAGCAGGCCGCCATGGCGGTCGCGACCGGGGTGGCGGACGTCGTGGTCTGCTACCGCGGCTTCAACGAGCGGTCGGGGCAGCGCTTCGGCCAGGTGCAGAGCTGGGCCGCGACCCAGGTCAACACCAACGGCCTGGACAACGCCTTCTCCTACCCGATGGGGCTGAGCACGCCGGCGGCGACGGTCGCGATGCAGGCGCGGCGCTACCTGCACGAGCACGGAGCCACCAGCGAGGATTTCGGTCGGGTCGCGGTCGCGGGTAGGCGTCACGCCGCGGTGAACCCGCACGCCTGGTTCCACGGCCGGCCGATCACGCTCGAGGACCACCAGGCCTCACGGATGATCGCCGACCCGCTGCGGCTGCTGGACTGCTGCCAGGAGAGCGACGGCGCGGTGGCGGTCGTCGTGACCTCCACCGAGCGGGCCCGCGACCTGCGGCACGGCGCGGTGCCGGTGCTGGCGGCGGCCCAGGGCAGCGCGGCGGACCAGTTCGTCATGACGTCCTACTACCGCCACGACCTCGGCATCCCGGAGATGGGGGTGGTGGGACGCGAGCTCTGGCGGCAGTCCGGGCTGCGGCCCGACGACATGGACGCGGCCGTCCTCTACGACCACTTCACGCCGTACGTGCTCATGCAGCTCGAGGAGCTGGGGTTCTGCGGCCGCGGCGAGGCGCCGGGGTTCGTGGCCGACGGGGGGATCGAGATCGGGGGCCGGCTGCCGGTGAACACCCACGGCGGCCAGCTCGGCGAGGCCTACGTCCACGGCATGAACGGCATCGCCGAGGGCGTGCGGCAGCTGCGCGGCGCCAGCGTCAACCAGGTCGACGGCGCCGCCCACGTCCTGGTCACGGCGGGCACGGGCGTGCCGACCTCGGGCCTCGTGCTGGGCCGGGACTGA